The DNA segment GCCGCCGTCATGGCGGCGCGACTCACCAGCGTGGAACGGATCGTCGTCGTGGACATCGTCCAGTCGCGCCTGGATCTCGCCGCGACGCTTGGTGCGACGCATCCGATCAACTCGCGCGACCTCGACCTCACCCAGGTGCTGCTCGATCTGACCGACGGTTGGGGGATCGACTACGCCGTCGACGCCACGGGAAACGTTCCCGTGATCCACAGTGCGATCCTGGCGCTCGCCCCGCTGGGCGAGCTCGCCCTCGTCGGCGCCCCGCCCGTCGGCCACACCGTCGACCTCGACGTCAACTTCATGTTGAGCGGACGACGCGTCATCGGTGTGACCGAGGGCGACTCCACGCCGCAACTGCTGATCCCTGCCCTCATCGAACTGATCGCGCAGGGGCGGTTCCCGCTCGACAAGCTCATCACGCCGTTCGACTTCTCGAACATCAACGACGCGATGAGCGCCCTGAAAGACGGCTCGGCCTTGAAACCTGTGCTCCATTTCGCCTGATCGGCATCGGATCCCGCATCATCCCGGACTTCATCCCCGGCTGAACGCGTCGACGAATCGATCGCGGAATGCGCTCATCGGCCAGACGGGCGCGTCCGGCCCGGGGAGCACGCCGTCCTCCCACTCCCACTCGTCGATCGCGTCCGAGACCGCCGGGTCTTTGGAGATGATGCTGATCGGAACATCGTGGCCGGGATCCCGGCCGGTCACGATCGTCGCGGGCTGGTGGTCGCCGAGCACCACGAGCACGAGGTCGGGATCGTCCGATTCGTGCAGGAACGAGAGCATCGCGGCGAGCGCATACCGAATCGACCGGGCGTACGCCTCTCGCACCCGGCCGGGTTCCTTCCAGACCTCCGCGGCCGACTCCCCTCGCGCGGCCTGCGACCCGAACACGGAGCCGTCGCCGATCTCCGGCCAGGGAACCAGCTCGGGCAACGGCGCCCATGGCGTGTGCGAGGAGAGCAGGTCGACCTCGGCCATGACCGGCCGATCGTCGGCGGCGAGCACCTCGTCGGCGAGGTGCTTCCAGGTGTACTGGTCCGGAACCAGCGCGTATCCGAACGACGGACCGCGGTAGCCGACGTCGCTCGCGTCGATCAAGGTGTCGAAGTGATAGAACGACGTGCCGAACGACCACGGCTCGGTGCCGGCGGGCGAGAGGCTGACCGTGTGCCATCCGGCTCTCCCGAAGATCTCGCTGAGCGTGAGTCGATCGCTCCGGATCACTTTGCTGTAGACCGGCTGCCGATCGACCCAGAGACCGGTCATGAGCGTCGAGTGCGCAAGCCAACTGAGGCCGCCGAAGGTGGGCGACGTGAGGAAGGCGCTCCTCGAGACGTACCCGTCGGCCTCGAGTTGCGCGTTGCCCTCTCGCAGAGTGCGTCGGATGTCGGCTGAGAAATCCGTCCCCTGCACGGCGACTCTGCCGTAGCTCTCGACGAATGCGAAGACGACGTCCTTGCCCTCGAGCCCGGTGAGCAAGCGGGAGCCCGGCGTCGCTCGAAAGCGATCCGCCGCGATCTGCCTCGGCAGGGCCGCGACCGCCGTGAGCCCCGCTGCCGAGTGCGAGGCCGACGTGCTGATCGCGTGCACGGCGGCGGCCGCCGCGATCGGTCGCCCCGGCACGAGGTGCGCGCCCGTCGCCGCCCCGACGATCCACACCGCGGCGACCGCCGCGATCGCGCACGTGCCGCGACCGCGGTCGTGACGCATTGCGGTGTCGACGCGAAGCACCGCCCACGCGAGCGCGACGATCGACAAGGCGGTGGCGATCGCGATGAGCACCACGAGGGTGATCGCGGGCCCCGCGCCGATCGCTCCCGTGACGACCCCGAACGCGTCGCCCAATTGCTGCCAATCGAGCGGATCGAACGGGATGTCGAGCACCTCCCGGTAGCCGGCGTCGATGGCCCCGAGCACGATCGCGAAGACGACGACCACGCCGAAGCAGGCGGCGAGGACGAGTCGCACCGGGCGCCAGGGAACCATGAAGAGCACGAAGAGCACGAGGATCGACTCGGCGGGAACCCCGAGGATCGCGAGCGGGAAGCCGTCTGCGAGCGCCGCAGGCGCCCGCGGCGCCAGCGGGAGGAGGACGAGCACGACGATCGCGACGGCCAGCGAGAATCGGCGGAGCGGCGATCCCGACGGTCTGTCCGCGCCGACGGGCGCATCGGTCACGATGCACGCACCTCTGCTTCGGCGGATCGAGCGCGTCCTCGCGTCGCGAGCCAGACGACATCGCGACCGAAGGACTCGACGAGCAGGACGAGTGCGACGGCGACCGCGGCGTACGAGAACTCGGGGAACAGACCGGTCGCGGCGAAGGCGAGGACGATCCCCTGCACCGCGGCCACGACCTTGCGCCAATACCGGTACGGGAGCGGCCCGCGCAGCCGGGGAAGCATCCATCCCGCCACGACGAAGGCGTACCGCATCAGGCCGATCGCGAGCACCCACGGGCCGAGGGACCGCGCCACGTAGACGCTCAGCACGAGCAGCAGGAACGCGTCGACCTCCCAGTCGAACCGGGCGCCGAGCGCGGTCGCGCTGCCGGTCCGCCGCGCGACCCATCCGTCCACGGCGTCGAGTGCGAGCGCCGGCACGGTCAGGCCGATGAGGAGCGGCACCGGGATCGGTGCGACGAACGAGGCTGCGACGAGACCCGTGATGACGCCGACGAGCGCCGACCGGATCGCCGTCACGAGATTCGCCCATCCGAGACGCGAGGCGCCCCGACGTCGCAGCGCGATCCCCAGCAACGCGGTGCTCGACGCGAGGTACCCGATCGCGACAGCGAGCCCGATCGCCGGCATCGCATCGACCGCCCAGAGGGTCGCGGCGCCGACCGCGCCGAGCACCGCCACGCCGATCGGAACGAGCTGCACCTCGCCGAGTGCCATCACGTGCCTTCGACGACGACGCGCCGATCCCGGGTACCGGTTCCGCGGCCGGATCCGGCCGCGAGGAAGGCGCTCCCGAAACACAGCTCCACCCAGGAGGGATCGACCAGCCGCTCCTCGATCGCCCCGCGAATCGCGTCCCAGGGGCGGCGCTCGATCCACTCGTCGAGCGAGGCCGAACGGCGCACCGCTGCGATTCCGAGCCGGGACAGCCAGGCGGGCGTCGCGCCGGGGATCTTGAGGTCCAGCACGACCCACCGACCGCCGCCGGAAAGCGCGGCGGCACCGTTGGCGATGACCGTTCCGCACTCTGCCACCTGCGTCAGCGCGTACGTGGACAGAACAGCGTCGACCTTGTCGGGAAAGGCGAACTCCGCCGCATCCGCCTGCACGAGGGTGACGTTGCTCCACCCGTTCGCGTCGGCCCGATCGCTTGCACGCGCGAGCATCGCGTCGGTGAGATCGACGCCGACGAGCCGGCCGCTGGGACCGATCGCCTCCTCGATGAGGGCGAAGTTCAGACCCGTTCCGCACGCGACATCGACCACGGTGTCGCCCGCTCGGAGGCCGAGCGCCTGCACCGCGCGTGCACGCTGCGACCGCTGCGGGTAGCCGGGCGCCGGGTAGAGCCGGGACACGAGGTCGTATCGCTTGGCCTTCTTGCGGTACACCTCGATGAGGTGCGCTCGCGTGCGGTCGGCCTCGCTCACGGCGATCCCGCTCCCGCTCGAAGGTCGGATTCGACGGCGGCTTTGATGCCCGCCATCTCGATGTCGCTCACGCGCTGGATTCGGTCGTGGAGGGCGCGTCCCGGGATGGCGCGCATGAGCTTCGCGGGGTCGACTTCGACCCACATCATCGCGTCGGTCCGGCGGTCGCCTGCCGGCGCGAACTCCATGCCCCAGCGGGCCACGGACGTTCCCATCGTTCCGGCGAACCCCATCGAGCGCGGGGCATCGACCTCCGTGATCTGTTCGCGCCGGCGGTGATTCCAGCCGAAGTCCCTCGCCCGCTGCTCGACCCATGCGCCGGGCTCGAACCGTTCACCGTCGCGAACGCGGCACTCGATCACGGTCGGCGCCCACTCGGGCCACCGCCGGACGTCGGCCAGGTATCCCCATACGTCCTCGATGCCCCCGTCGACCGTGATGCGGCTCTCGGTTCTGATGGTCATGGGTTCCACCGCCTCCATGCGTCGCGCCTGCGGCCCCCACCGCTCCGCGACACGCCATGCACAATACTGTTGTCATGCCACTGCCGCGAGGGGGTGCAGCGATCGGATCGCTCGGAGGACCGTGGTGACCCGGCGCGCCGACGTCGACGCGGCGCTGCACGACGCTCGAGTGGCCGCGCATCTCCCCGCCCGCTTCGTCGGTCAGGAGAGCTTCATGACGGCCGAGGGGATCCTGGCCCTCGCGCGCAGCGCCGGCGTGGGCGCCGACACGCGCGTGCTGGACGTCT comes from the Agromyces protaetiae genome and includes:
- a CDS encoding sulfatase-like hydrolase/transferase, which codes for MTDAPVGADRPSGSPLRRFSLAVAIVVLVLLPLAPRAPAALADGFPLAILGVPAESILVLFVLFMVPWRPVRLVLAACFGVVVVFAIVLGAIDAGYREVLDIPFDPLDWQQLGDAFGVVTGAIGAGPAITLVVLIAIATALSIVALAWAVLRVDTAMRHDRGRGTCAIAAVAAVWIVGAATGAHLVPGRPIAAAAAVHAISTSASHSAAGLTAVAALPRQIAADRFRATPGSRLLTGLEGKDVVFAFVESYGRVAVQGTDFSADIRRTLREGNAQLEADGYVSRSAFLTSPTFGGLSWLAHSTLMTGLWVDRQPVYSKVIRSDRLTLSEIFGRAGWHTVSLSPAGTEPWSFGTSFYHFDTLIDASDVGYRGPSFGYALVPDQYTWKHLADEVLAADDRPVMAEVDLLSSHTPWAPLPELVPWPEIGDGSVFGSQAARGESAAEVWKEPGRVREAYARSIRYALAAMLSFLHESDDPDLVLVVLGDHQPATIVTGRDPGHDVPISIISKDPAVSDAIDEWEWEDGVLPGPDAPVWPMSAFRDRFVDAFSRG
- a CDS encoding CDP-alcohol phosphatidyltransferase family protein; this translates as MALGEVQLVPIGVAVLGAVGAATLWAVDAMPAIGLAVAIGYLASSTALLGIALRRRGASRLGWANLVTAIRSALVGVITGLVAASFVAPIPVPLLIGLTVPALALDAVDGWVARRTGSATALGARFDWEVDAFLLLVLSVYVARSLGPWVLAIGLMRYAFVVAGWMLPRLRGPLPYRYWRKVVAAVQGIVLAFAATGLFPEFSYAAVAVALVLLVESFGRDVVWLATRGRARSAEAEVRAS
- a CDS encoding methyltransferase domain-containing protein; the encoded protein is MYRKKAKRYDLVSRLYPAPGYPQRSQRARAVQALGLRAGDTVVDVACGTGLNFALIEEAIGPSGRLVGVDLTDAMLARASDRADANGWSNVTLVQADAAEFAFPDKVDAVLSTYALTQVAECGTVIANGAAALSGGGRWVVLDLKIPGATPAWLSRLGIAAVRRSASLDEWIERRPWDAIRGAIEERLVDPSWVELCFGSAFLAAGSGRGTGTRDRRVVVEGT
- a CDS encoding SRPBCC family protein gives rise to the protein MTIRTESRITVDGGIEDVWGYLADVRRWPEWAPTVIECRVRDGERFEPGAWVEQRARDFGWNHRRREQITEVDAPRSMGFAGTMGTSVARWGMEFAPAGDRRTDAMMWVEVDPAKLMRAIPGRALHDRIQRVSDIEMAGIKAAVESDLRAGAGSP